In one window of Solanum pennellii chromosome 2, SPENNV200 DNA:
- the LOC107011299 gene encoding mannose-6-phosphate isomerase 1 codes for MEEGFKGLLRLIGSVKNYDWGRTANESCVGRLYRLNSRRKIDEKQPYAEFWMGTHDSGPSYILVEGGGRIQNGYANGGGIRDKSTLKDWIQKNPSVLGETVLAKWGTQLPFLFKVLSIEKALSIQAHPDKDLAILLHKEQPLVYKDDNHKPEMALALTKFEALCGFISLEELKVIVQTVPEIVEVVGNALAELVLDLSEDDEKEKGKLVLRKLFTEIMSASKDVITEVLAKLISRLNIKNKVRVLTDKEQLVLGLEKQYPSDVGVLAAFLFNYVKLNPGEALYLGANEPHAYVYGECVECMATSDNVVRAGLTPKHRDVRTLCSMLTYRQGNPEILHGTAINPYTVRYLPPFDEFEVDRCILPPYSTVTFPSAPGPSMYLVMGGEGTMTTSAEAIVAEGDVLFAPANTNITIATSSGLHLYRAGVNSRFFEE; via the exons ATGGAGGAAGGTTTTAAGGGGTTACTCAGGTTAATTGGTTCTGTTAAGAATTACGATTGGGGCCGTACGGCTAACGAGTCTTGTGTTGGACGTCTGTATAGGCTCAATTCTCGgaggaaaattgatgaaaaacAACCATATGCCGAGTTTTGGATGGGAACTCATGACTCTGGACCATCCTACATTCTGGTGGAAGGAGGAGGAAGAATTCAGAATGGATATGCTAATGGCGGAGGAATTAGAGACAAGTCTACTTTGAAAGATTGGATTCAGAAGAACCCTAGTGTACTTGGAGAAACTGTTCTTGCCAAATGGGGTACCCAGCTTCCTTTTCTCTTCAAG GTACTCTCAATTGAGAAAGCTTTGTCTATACAAGCTCATCCAGACAAGGATCTGGCAATTCTTTTGCATAAGGAGCAGCCACTCGTTTACAAGGATGATAACCATAAACCTGAGATGGCTTTGGCATTGACCAAGTTCGAGGCCTTATGTGGCTTCATAAGTCTTGAG GAGCTTAAAGTGATTGTTCAGACTGTGCCCGAGATTGTTGAAGTGGTTGGTAATGCGCTTGCAGAGCTAGTATTGGACTTGAGCGAGGATGATGAAAAGGAGAAAGGTAAATTAGTGCTCAGAAAATTATTTACGGAGATTATGTCAGCTAGCAAGGATGTGATCACGGAAGTACTTGCTAAGCTGATTAGCCGTCTGAACATTAAAAACAAG GTAAGGGTGCTGACCGACAAGGAACAACTGGTCCTAGGACTTGAGAAGCAGTATCCATCTGATGTTGGTGTTTTAGCAGCATTCTTGTTTAATTACGTGAAGCTCAATCCTGGTGAAGCTTTATATTTAGGGGCAAATGAACCCCATGCATATGTATATGGAGAATGTGTCGAATGTATGGCAACCTCAGATAATGTGGTACGCGCTGGCCTAACTCCCAAGCACCGGGATGTTAGAACTCTCTGTTCAATGCTCACGTATAGACAG GGTAACCCTGAAATTCTGCACGGTACGGCAATAAATCCATACACAGTGAGATACCTCCCTCCTTTTGATGAATTTGAGGTGGATCGTTGCATTCTTCCCCCATATTCAACTGTTACCTTCCCTTCTGCTCCTGGTCCATCCATGTATTTGGTCATGGGAGGAGAGGGAACAATGACCACATCAGCAGAAGCGATCGTGGCTGAAGGTGATGTCCTATTTGCACCTGCAAACACCAATATTACCATTGCAACATCCTCTGGTTTGCACTTGTATAGAGCAGGTGTAAACAGCAGATTTTTTGAGGAATGA
- the LOC107009521 gene encoding uncharacterized protein LOC107009521: protein MAIELCSDDSSPRFSFSHDISQTDSVRIPSTNSSSSSIDFDFCVFHQTFDLQSTSADELFCDGKILPIEIKRKNIPPSLPPNKNSDQNTPIKSHKLVIPSHNAYNASVKNQRLSTDEKQSSKSFWRFKRSNSTSSYVRTLCPLPILSRSNSTGSTQNMKHKHHFHKSSSSVSSSDGHYQKPPLRKAPGYINGIKISPVLNVPPANLFGLSSIFSSSKEKNKKR from the exons ATGGCGATTGAACTATGTTCAGATGATTCTAGTCCTCGTTTTTCTTTCTCTCACGACATTTCACAAACAGATTCTGTTCGAATTCCATCAACTAATTCATCCTCCTCTagtattgattttgatttttgtgtATTTCATCAAACCTTTGATCTTCAATCTACTTCAGCTGATGAGCTTTTCTGTGATGGAAAAATTCTCCCtattgaaataaaaagaaaaaatatcccTCCATCTCTTCCACCAAACAAAAATTCAGATCAAAACACGCCGATAAAAAGTCATAAATTGGTCATACCCAGTCATAACGCTTACAACGCAAGCGTCAAAAACCAAAGGTTATCAACAGATGAAAAACAGAGCTCAAAGTCATTTTGGAGATTTAAGCGTAGTAATAGTACTAGTAGTTACGTAAGAACTTTATGTCCTTTACCAATTCTATCGCGAAGTAATTCAACTGGTTCAACTCAGAACATGAAACACaaacatcattttcataaaTCGTCATCCTCTGTTTCTTCCTCAGACGGTCATTatcaaaaacctccattgagaAAAGCTCCAGGTTACATCAATGGGATTAAAATCAGCCCAGTATTAAATGTTCCTCCAGCAAATTTGTTCGGTTTGAGCTCTATCTTTTCAAGTAGCAAGGAAAAGAACAAGAAGAG GTAA
- the LOC107008906 gene encoding uncharacterized protein LOC107008906 isoform X1 → MKANWEVKDCCNHDQVIFLVTIAVYTVFIFILWRTFIITPFKLITVFLHEVSHAIACKLTCGEVVGIKVHANEGGVTQTRGGLSWVILPAGYLGSSFWGMVLILASTNVLSAMIAAGCFIAALLIVLCLAKNWTLRGLCIGFIIFIGGIWALQIQTEVRMLRYVILFIGVMNSLFSVYDIYDDLISRRVNTSDAEKFAELCPCCCAGPFWGVLWGMISFAFLFGAMYLGLALLS, encoded by the exons atgaaggCGAATTGGGAGGTGAAGGATTGTTGTAACCACGACCAAGTCATCTTCCTTGTTACCATTGCTGTCTACACCGTCTTCATTTTTATC TTATGGAGAACATTTATTATAACACCTTTCAAGCTCATTACTGTGTTTCTTCATGAAGTAAGCCATGCAATTGCTTGTAAGCTCACATGTGGAGAG GTGGTGGGCATAAAAGTTCATGCCAATGAGGGGGGAGTGACACAAACTCGTGGTGGTCTTTCGTGGGTGATCTTGCCTGCTGGAT ATCTGGGTTCGTCTTTTTGGGGAATGGTTCTCATACTCGCATCGACAAATGTTCTCAGTGCAATGATAGCAGCTGGTTGTTTTATTGCCGCTTTGCTTATCGTGCTCTGCCTTGCAAAAAAT TGGACACTTCGCGGACTTTGCATTG gattcatcattttcattggTGGAATTTGGGCTCTGCAAATACAAACAGAAGTTCGTATGCTCCGTTATGTAATTCTCTTCATAG GTGTTATGAACAGCTTGTTTTCTGTATATG ATATCTATGATGACTTGATATCTCGAAGAGTGAACACAAGTGATGCTGAGAAATTTGCTGAACTTTGTCCGTGCTGTTGTGCTGGTCCTTTTTGGGGAGTCCTCTG GGGAATGATATCTTTTGCATTTCTTTTTGGAGCTATGTATCTTGGACTTGCCCTTTTATCTTGA
- the LOC107008904 gene encoding elongator complex protein 5, translating to MAETICRALRDGAFEGEHAPALTIKDTIDTPLGSFVFNHILTQLTSNILAGKSQARGVVLVALSRPPSFYVELLKNKGFDVSSSSKWLRVLDCYSDPLGWKNKLLERGTVRNPYEETLLKTTLCKNLKELDKVLSSIIELGKEIVEEGKGRFAVAIDSVSEILRHSSLPSVARILSHLRSHDQVSCIFCLVHVDLHEAKVAATLEYLSTMHADVEPIVQRTNGQRNISEDLPMVEQSFKRGKFHVRFKRRNGRVRVMREELYVEGSGIKITEVSSEDGITAQSLVPKVQFNLDLSEKERLDRAKVVLPFEHQGTGKPIQIYDGRKSLNESENEEKQASVEKPQTTEDSGRGEIIYFRDSDDEMPDSDEDPDDDLDI from the exons ATGGCCGAAACAATTTGTAGAGCTCTACGTGATGGAGCATTCGAAGGAGAACACGCTCCTGCTCTAACTATAAAGGATACTATCGACACGCCTCTCGGTTCCTTCGTCTTCAACCATATTCTTACGCAACTTACTTCCAACATTCTCGCCGGTAAATCACAAGCTCG AGGTGTTGTGCTGGTCGCTTTATCACGGCCTCCATCGTTCTATGTTGAACTGTTGAAGAATAAAGGTTTCGACGTTTCTTCATCGAGTAAATG GCTAAGAGTTTTAGATTGCTATTCTGATCCTCTTGGATGGAAAAACAAGTTATTGGAGAGGGGAACTGTAAGAAATCCCTATGAAGAGACCTTACTGAAAACTACCTTATGTAAGAACTTGAAAGAATTGGACAAGGTTTTGTCTTCTATTATTGAACTTGGAAAAG AAATTGTTGAAGAGGGAAAAGGGAGATTTGCAGTTGCAATAGACTCG GTTAGTGAGATCTTGAGACATTCATCTCTACCTTCTGTTGCAAGAATCTTAAGTCATCTTCGCAGTCATG ACCAGGTCTCATGCATATTTTGCTTGGTGCATGTGGACCTTCATGAGGCCAAGGTGGCTGCCACTCTTGAATATTTGTCCACTATGCATGCGGATGTGGAACCAATAGTTCAAAGAACAAATGGACAGAGAAACATCTCAGAGGACCTCCCAATGGTGGAACAGTCCTTTAAGAGAGGAAAATTTCATGTACGCTTTAAACGCAGAAATGGACGTGTCAGAGTGATG aGGGAAGAGCTTTATGTTGAGGGATCAGGCATCAAAATTACTGAAGTTTCATCTGAAGATGGAATCACTGCACAAAGTCTTGTTCCCAAG GTGCAATTCAATTTAGATTTGTCAGAGAAGGAAAGATTAGACCGAGCAAAAGTTGTACTCCCATTTGAACATCAAG GAACTGGTAAACCCATTCAAATCTATGATGGTCGTAAATCACTTAACGAGAGCGAAAATGAGGAGAAACAAGCTTCAGTTGAGAAACCGCAAACAACAGAGGATTCTGGGAGGGGTGAGATAATATATTTTCGCGATTCAGATGATGAGATGCCAGATTCAGATGAGGACCCTGATGATGATTTGGACATATGA
- the LOC107011300 gene encoding uncharacterized protein LOC107011300 encodes MATLCTLILPKFPQSRGVSTTRSVLKRDPKMKVPYELKHGQSRLFHKLPSGLNMEVLYQRGSDQIRSTKNSPLVFVHGSFHAAWCWAEHWLPFFSQNGYDSYALSLLGQGESDSPAAAVAGTLETHAGDIADFIHKEIKLPPVLLGHSFGGLIVQYYIANIRREAVKGSDSEKKSLFPNLSGVVLVCSVPPSGNSGLVWRYLFSKPLAAFKVTRSLAAKAFQTSLPLCKDTFFSAGMEDQLVARYQQLMTESSRMPLFDLRKLNASLPVPRLEDPAFKVLVVGAKDDFIVDMEGLNETGRFYGIPTVCIEGVAHDIMIDCSWRKGAQPILSWLNSLNKAGTQI; translated from the exons ATGGCTACGCTCTGTACGTTGATTCTTCCCAAATTTCCTCAATCGAGAGGAGTATCAACAACTCGTTCTGTGTTAAAGAGGGATCCCAAAATGAAGGTTCCTTATGAACTGAAGCATGGACAATCTCGTCTTTTTCACAAGCTTCCCTCTGGTCTAAACATGGAGGTTCTCTACCAGAGAGGCAGTGACCAGATAAGATCTACTAAAAACTCACCTTTAGTTTTTGTTCATGGAAGCTTTCATGCTGCTTGGTGCTGGGCTGAACACTGGCTCCCCTTCTTCTCCCAAAATGGATATGATTCTTATGCTCTCAGCTTGTTGGGACAG GGAGAAAGTGATTCACCTGCTGCTGCAGTTGCAGGTACCCTCGAG ACACATGCTGGTGATATTGCTGACTTCATCCACAAAGAGATCAAGTTGCCACCAGTGTTGCTTGGACATTCATTTGGGGGACTAATTGTTCAGTATTACATTGCAAATATTAGAAGAGAAGCAGTAAAAG GTTCTGATTCAGAAAAGAAAAGCTTATTCCCCAATCTTTCTGGAGTGGTGCTCGTTTGCTCAGTACCCCCTTCCGGTAATAG tGGTTTAGTATGGCGATATCTCTTCTCCAAGCCTCTTGCTGCTTTCAAG GTAACTCGGAGCCTGGCAGCCAAAGCTTTTCAAACATCTTTACCGCTTTGTAAAGATACATTTTTCTCAGCAGGAATGGAGGATCAGCTGGTTGCACG tTACCAACAGCTAATGACTGAAAGCTCAAGGATGCCTTTGTTTGATCTAAGAAAGCTCAACGCATCTCTTCCTGTCCCTCGACTTGAGGATCCTGCATTTAAAGTACTCGTAGTGGGTGCAAAGGATGATTTCATTGTG GACATGGAAGGACTCAATGAAACAGGAAGATTTTATGGCATCCCAACAGTCTGTATTGAAGGGGTTGCTCATGATATAATGATAGATTGCTCATGGAGAAAGGGTGCACAACCGATCTTATCATGGTTAAACAGCTTAAATAAAGCTGGGACACAAATATGA
- the LOC107008906 gene encoding uncharacterized protein LOC107008906 isoform X2, which translates to MLFIRQLQMLQSKLWRTFIITPFKLITVFLHEVSHAIACKLTCGEVVGIKVHANEGGVTQTRGGLSWVILPAGYLGSSFWGMVLILASTNVLSAMIAAGCFIAALLIVLCLAKNWTLRGLCIGFIIFIGGIWALQIQTEVRMLRYVILFIGVMNSLFSVYDIYDDLISRRVNTSDAEKFAELCPCCCAGPFWGVLWGMISFAFLFGAMYLGLALLS; encoded by the exons ATGTTGTTCATTAGGCAGCTCCAAATGTTGCAATCGAAA TTATGGAGAACATTTATTATAACACCTTTCAAGCTCATTACTGTGTTTCTTCATGAAGTAAGCCATGCAATTGCTTGTAAGCTCACATGTGGAGAG GTGGTGGGCATAAAAGTTCATGCCAATGAGGGGGGAGTGACACAAACTCGTGGTGGTCTTTCGTGGGTGATCTTGCCTGCTGGAT ATCTGGGTTCGTCTTTTTGGGGAATGGTTCTCATACTCGCATCGACAAATGTTCTCAGTGCAATGATAGCAGCTGGTTGTTTTATTGCCGCTTTGCTTATCGTGCTCTGCCTTGCAAAAAAT TGGACACTTCGCGGACTTTGCATTG gattcatcattttcattggTGGAATTTGGGCTCTGCAAATACAAACAGAAGTTCGTATGCTCCGTTATGTAATTCTCTTCATAG GTGTTATGAACAGCTTGTTTTCTGTATATG ATATCTATGATGACTTGATATCTCGAAGAGTGAACACAAGTGATGCTGAGAAATTTGCTGAACTTTGTCCGTGCTGTTGTGCTGGTCCTTTTTGGGGAGTCCTCTG GGGAATGATATCTTTTGCATTTCTTTTTGGAGCTATGTATCTTGGACTTGCCCTTTTATCTTGA